The following proteins are co-located in the Gossypium hirsutum isolate 1008001.06 chromosome A02, Gossypium_hirsutum_v2.1, whole genome shotgun sequence genome:
- the LOC107952116 gene encoding glutathione S-transferase TCHQD isoform X1 produces MQLYHHPCSLNSQKVRLALEEKGVDYTSFHVNPILGKNMDSSFFRMNTSAKLPVFKNGSHIIFDTIETILYIERIAVVSVGNDSFSNQEVIEWMQKIQQWNPKYFTLLHIPDKHRLYVSKFIRKVVIARMAESPDLASAYHSKLREAYETEEKLKNADLVKRSTESLVQLLDEVETKLNDTTYIVGDEFTMADATFVPVLARLVLLGLEDEYISCRPNIADYWGLVQQRPTYKKVIGKYFNGWRKEKTLIKTWCSLHIRNLLKRY; encoded by the exons ATGCAATTATATCATCATCCATGCTCATTGAACAGCCAAAAGGTGAGGCTTGCTTTGGAAGAGAAAGGCGTTGATTACACCTCATTTCATGTCAATCCTATTCTTGGCAAGAACATGGACTCTTCCTTCTTCAGGATGAATACAAGTGCCAAACTCCCAGTATTCAAGAACGGTTCTCATATCATTTTCGACACAATTGAAACTATCTT GTACATTGAAAGAATTGCTGTGGTCTCAGTTGGTAACGATTCCTTTAGCAACCAAGAAGTAATTGAATGGATGCAAAAGATACAACAATGGAACCCCAAGTACTTCACCCTATTGCACATTCCTGACAAGCACCGCCTCTACGTTTCTAAATTCATAAGGAAAGTGGTGATCGCTCGGATGGCCGAATCACCAGACCTTGCTAGTGCTTACCACAGCAAGCTCAGAGAAGCATACGAGACCGAGGAGAAGCTGAAGAATGCTGATCTTGTTAAAAGGAGCACAGAAAGCTTGGTCCAATTGCTTGATGAAGTTGAAACAAAGCTGAATGACACAACATATATTGTGGGGGATGAGTTCACGATGGCGGATGCGACATTTGTACCCGTGCTGGCTCGATTGGTGCTTCTGGGTTTGGAAGATGAGTATATAAGTTGCAGGCCAAATATAGCAGACTACTGGGGTTTGGTGCAACAAAGGCCTACCTATAAAAAAGTtataggaaaatattttaatGGCTGGAGGAAGGAGAAAACATTAATAAAAACTTGGTGCTCACTTCATATCAGAAATTTGCTGAAGAGATATTAA
- the LOC107952116 gene encoding glutathione S-transferase TCHQD isoform X2, with the protein MDSSFFRMNTSAKLPVFKNGSHIIFDTIETILYIERIAVVSVGNDSFSNQEVIEWMQKIQQWNPKYFTLLHIPDKHRLYVSKFIRKVVIARMAESPDLASAYHSKLREAYETEEKLKNADLVKRSTESLVQLLDEVETKLNDTTYIVGDEFTMADATFVPVLARLVLLGLEDEYISCRPNIADYWGLVQQRPTYKKVIGKYFNGWRKEKTLIKTWCSLHIRNLLKRY; encoded by the exons ATGGACTCTTCCTTCTTCAGGATGAATACAAGTGCCAAACTCCCAGTATTCAAGAACGGTTCTCATATCATTTTCGACACAATTGAAACTATCTT GTACATTGAAAGAATTGCTGTGGTCTCAGTTGGTAACGATTCCTTTAGCAACCAAGAAGTAATTGAATGGATGCAAAAGATACAACAATGGAACCCCAAGTACTTCACCCTATTGCACATTCCTGACAAGCACCGCCTCTACGTTTCTAAATTCATAAGGAAAGTGGTGATCGCTCGGATGGCCGAATCACCAGACCTTGCTAGTGCTTACCACAGCAAGCTCAGAGAAGCATACGAGACCGAGGAGAAGCTGAAGAATGCTGATCTTGTTAAAAGGAGCACAGAAAGCTTGGTCCAATTGCTTGATGAAGTTGAAACAAAGCTGAATGACACAACATATATTGTGGGGGATGAGTTCACGATGGCGGATGCGACATTTGTACCCGTGCTGGCTCGATTGGTGCTTCTGGGTTTGGAAGATGAGTATATAAGTTGCAGGCCAAATATAGCAGACTACTGGGGTTTGGTGCAACAAAGGCCTACCTATAAAAAAGTtataggaaaatattttaatGGCTGGAGGAAGGAGAAAACATTAATAAAAACTTGGTGCTCACTTCATATCAGAAATTTGCTGAAGAGATATTAA